A window of the Helianthus annuus cultivar XRQ/B chromosome 4, HanXRQr2.0-SUNRISE, whole genome shotgun sequence genome harbors these coding sequences:
- the LOC110934321 gene encoding cysteine proteinase inhibitor 5: MHNHFIITFLIMFFLYKPSAALRDGLHGGWKPIPDVTDPTVVSIGEFAIDEHNKESHDSLKFSNVIKGEEQVVQGTNYNLTITAAYGGAEKNYVALVWDIPWQKFRKLVSFNGPV, encoded by the coding sequence ATGCATAACCACTTCATCATCACATTTCTAATCATGTTCTTCCTCTACAAACCCTCAGCCGCTTTGCGCGACGGGCTCCATGGCGGATGGAAGCCGATTCCGGACGTCACCGACCCTACGGTGGTCAGTATCGGTGAGTTTGCCATCGATGAGCACAACAAGGAATCCCATGACTCTCTCAAATTTTCAAACGTCATTAAAGGAGAGGAACAAGTGGTGCAAGGAACGAATTACAACCTGACGATCACGGCAGCGTACGGTGGTGCTGAGAAGAATTATGTTGCTCTTGTTTGGGACATACCGTGGCAGAAGTTCAGGAAGCTGGTGTCGTTTAATGGACCTGTTTGA
- the LOC110934320 gene encoding uncharacterized protein LOC110934320, with the protein MLQDGVISENDFASLEFVTDRAKRSYVAYSQQLKDLYGDVDCDDLDLWKSLHPKCKGRKMFGIGSSDLDFLVTGKKSSTICGSNDDARHSQELQKVQAELEREREARQNIEARFELFQQELEKERADQDEWRKNMEELVKNIGKK; encoded by the exons ATGTTACAAGATGGGGTGATAAGTGAAAATGATTTTGCGTCGTTGGAGTTTGTTACCGACCGTGCAAAGCGTTCATAT GTCGCATACTCGCAACAACTTAAAGATTTGTATGGGGACGTGGATTGCGATGATTTAGACTTGTGGAAAAGTTTGCATCCTAAGTGTAAGGGTCGCAAGATGTTCGGGATAGGATCTTCTGATCTTGATTTTCTGGTGACCGGAAAAAAATCATCTACAATTTGCGGTTCTAACGATGATGCCCGACACTCGCAAGAG cTTCAAAAAGTTCAGGCGGAGCTAGAAAGAGAACGTGAGGCTCGACAAAACATAGAAGCCCGTTTCGAACTATTTCAACAAGAGCTTGAAAAAGAGCGGGCCGACCAAGACGAATGGCGAAAAAATATGGAAGAATTGGTGAAAAACATCGGAAAGAAGTAA